From a single Nocardioides sp. dk884 genomic region:
- a CDS encoding ABC transporter ATP-binding protein, with protein sequence MTLHPTSDPTPAPTPAAAPLLSVRDLTVEFAVRGAWNPVVSDVSFDVGAGQVVALVGESGSGKSVTCFSTLRLIDAQNGRISSGQVLLEGRDLLTLSEREMADVRGNEVAMIFQEPMTSLNPAYTVGSQIAEVVRRHRGASRAEGRRRAAEVLDLVGIPRAASRLDDYPHQFSGGMRQRVMIAMALATEPKLLIADEPTTALDVTIQAQVLDLVRSFARDLDMGVLLVTHDLGVVAEACDDVVVMYAGQVVEHAELFDLFDRPRHPYTSGLMHSLPRVDGVGGMEVIPGTPPLPTSFPTGCRFGPRCRFAEAACHVAPIPLTPRPTGGTDRCRRADELDLTPAGRRA encoded by the coding sequence CCTGACGGTGGAGTTCGCCGTCCGCGGCGCCTGGAACCCCGTCGTCAGCGACGTGTCCTTCGACGTCGGCGCCGGCCAGGTCGTCGCCCTCGTCGGCGAGTCCGGCTCCGGCAAGTCCGTGACCTGCTTCTCCACGCTGCGCCTGATCGACGCCCAGAACGGGCGGATCAGCTCGGGTCAGGTGCTCCTCGAGGGCCGCGACCTGCTCACGCTCAGCGAGCGCGAGATGGCCGACGTGCGCGGCAACGAGGTCGCGATGATCTTCCAGGAGCCGATGACGAGCCTGAACCCGGCGTACACCGTCGGCTCGCAGATCGCCGAGGTGGTCCGCCGCCATCGCGGCGCCAGCCGGGCCGAGGGCAGGCGCCGGGCGGCCGAGGTGCTCGACCTGGTCGGCATCCCGCGCGCGGCGTCGCGACTCGACGACTACCCGCACCAGTTCTCCGGCGGCATGCGCCAGCGGGTGATGATCGCGATGGCGCTGGCCACCGAGCCGAAGCTGCTGATCGCCGACGAGCCGACCACCGCGCTCGACGTCACCATCCAGGCGCAGGTCCTCGACCTGGTCCGCAGCTTCGCCCGCGACCTCGACATGGGCGTCCTGCTGGTCACCCACGACCTCGGCGTCGTCGCCGAGGCCTGCGACGACGTCGTGGTGATGTACGCCGGGCAGGTGGTCGAGCACGCCGAGCTCTTCGACCTCTTCGACCGGCCGCGCCACCCCTACACCTCCGGGCTGATGCACTCGCTGCCGCGCGTGGACGGGGTGGGTGGCATGGAGGTCATCCCCGGCACCCCTCCCCTGCCCACCAGCTTCCCGACCGGGTGCCGGTTCGGGCCGAGGTGCCGCTTCGCCGAGGCGGCCTGCCACGTCGCACCGATCCCGCTGACCCCTCGTCCCACCGGTGGCACCGACCGCTGCCGGCGTGCCGACGAGCTGGACCTGACCCCCGCCGGGAGGCGCGCATGA
- a CDS encoding ABC transporter ATP-binding protein produces the protein MSTPAPLLDVRGLQVEYRSRGRRTVAAVRSVDLQVAAGEVVALVGESGSGKSSAVRGIMQLIRPAAGEVRFDGQDLTTLGRKELRRARRDMQMVFQDPFSSLDPAMTVAEIIAEPLIVHTDQDRRQRRASVVEMLELVGLRREHADRYPHEFSGGQRQRIAIARALVLRPRLVIADEAVSALDVSSQNQVLQLLQSLIAELGIACLFITHDLAVVRSIADRVAVMYLGRLVEQQPTEDLFNSPEHPYTQALLSAALVADPRVQRARQRTRLEGELPDPSNPPAGCVFSTRCPAAIDVCHVEMPELLPLADGGRVACHLVETAPAAPGIAVT, from the coding sequence ATGAGCACCCCAGCCCCGCTCCTCGACGTACGCGGCCTGCAGGTCGAGTACCGCTCCCGCGGGCGGCGTACGGTCGCCGCGGTGCGCAGCGTCGACCTCCAGGTGGCCGCCGGCGAGGTGGTCGCGCTGGTCGGCGAGTCCGGATCCGGCAAGTCCAGCGCGGTGCGCGGCATCATGCAGCTCATCCGCCCCGCCGCCGGCGAGGTCCGCTTCGACGGCCAGGACCTCACCACGCTGGGGCGCAAGGAGCTGCGCCGCGCACGCCGCGACATGCAGATGGTCTTCCAGGACCCCTTCTCCTCCCTCGACCCCGCGATGACGGTGGCCGAGATCATCGCCGAGCCGCTGATCGTGCACACCGACCAGGACCGCCGGCAGCGCCGCGCCAGCGTCGTGGAGATGCTCGAGCTGGTCGGGCTGCGCCGCGAGCACGCCGACCGCTACCCGCACGAGTTCTCCGGCGGGCAGCGCCAGCGGATCGCGATCGCCCGGGCCCTGGTGCTGCGCCCGCGGCTGGTGATCGCCGACGAGGCGGTCAGTGCCCTGGACGTGTCCAGCCAGAACCAGGTGCTCCAGCTGCTGCAGAGCCTGATCGCCGAGCTCGGCATCGCCTGCCTGTTCATCACCCACGACCTCGCGGTGGTGCGCAGCATCGCCGACCGGGTGGCGGTGATGTACCTCGGCCGGCTGGTGGAGCAGCAGCCCACCGAGGACCTGTTCAACTCCCCCGAGCACCCCTACACCCAGGCGCTGCTCTCCGCGGCGCTGGTCGCGGACCCGCGGGTGCAGCGCGCCCGGCAGCGCACCCGCCTCGAGGGCGAGCTGCCCGACCCGAGCAACCCGCCCGCGGGCTGCGTGTTCAGCACCCGCTGTCCCGCGGCGATCGACGTGTGCCACGTCGAGATGCCCGAGCTGCTGCCGCTGGCCGACGGCGGCCGGGTGGCCTGCCACCTCGTCGAGACCGCGCCCGCGGCTCCCGGCATCGCCGTCACCTGA
- a CDS encoding nuclear transport factor 2 family protein, whose product MSLTVEQRLARLEAIEAIKALKHRYLRACDLKQPEVFRECFVARGASIDYGPALGKFDDADGIAEVYRNLALARHDGDYVVLDMHHALHPDIEILSETEARGAWTLRFRQVDRVARTERVSAIEYDDRYEVEDGAWRIRSCHVRMLWSLSTPLPEGAVIMETLS is encoded by the coding sequence GTGTCGCTCACCGTGGAGCAGCGTCTCGCCCGCCTCGAGGCGATCGAGGCCATCAAGGCGCTCAAGCACCGCTACCTGAGGGCGTGTGACCTCAAGCAGCCCGAGGTGTTCCGCGAGTGCTTCGTGGCCCGCGGGGCCTCGATCGACTACGGCCCGGCGCTGGGCAAGTTCGACGACGCCGACGGGATCGCGGAGGTCTACCGGAACCTGGCGCTGGCCCGCCACGACGGGGACTACGTGGTGCTCGACATGCACCACGCGCTGCACCCGGACATCGAGATCCTCTCCGAGACCGAGGCGCGCGGGGCGTGGACGCTGCGCTTCCGCCAGGTGGACCGGGTGGCGCGCACCGAGCGGGTGAGCGCGATCGAGTACGACGACCGCTACGAGGTCGAGGACGGCGCGTGGCGGATCCGCTCGTGCCACGTGCGGATGCTCTGGTCGCTGTCGACCCCGCTGCCCGAGGGCGCCGTGATCATGGAGACCCTGTCGTGA
- a CDS encoding SDR family NAD(P)-dependent oxidoreductase — protein sequence MSGPRVALVTGGSKGVGQGIAVGLAEAGWTVHVSGRDESRLATTVKRVEQAGGRGRAWRCEHTDDADVERLVAEVAADGGRLDLLVNNAWAGPAMNHVRPERFWERPLSDWDTLIGVGLRAHFVAMRAAAPVMIAQGNGLVVNISSVGARAYLHSTLYGMSKAALDKMTHDAALELRGEGVTVLSLWPGLVRTEQLLASGVRDIAGVPVSDAETPELQGRVLAALAADPQLHRRTGSALISAELAEEYGVVEPDGGRPVSPRLMFGGGPVFPELPPVG from the coding sequence GTGAGCGGGCCGCGCGTCGCGCTGGTGACCGGCGGCAGCAAGGGCGTCGGGCAGGGCATCGCGGTCGGGCTGGCCGAGGCCGGCTGGACCGTCCACGTGTCCGGGCGTGACGAGTCGCGGCTCGCGACCACGGTGAAGCGGGTCGAGCAGGCCGGTGGCCGCGGACGGGCGTGGCGCTGCGAGCACACCGACGACGCCGACGTGGAGCGCCTGGTCGCCGAGGTCGCCGCGGACGGCGGGCGCCTGGACCTGCTGGTCAACAACGCCTGGGCCGGTCCGGCGATGAACCACGTGCGCCCCGAGCGGTTCTGGGAGCGCCCGCTCTCGGACTGGGACACCCTGATCGGGGTCGGGCTGCGCGCCCACTTCGTCGCGATGCGCGCCGCCGCCCCGGTGATGATCGCGCAGGGCAACGGCCTGGTCGTGAACATCTCCTCGGTGGGTGCCCGCGCCTATCTGCACTCCACGCTCTACGGGATGTCGAAGGCCGCGCTCGACAAGATGACCCACGACGCCGCCCTCGAGCTGCGCGGCGAGGGCGTCACCGTGCTGTCGCTGTGGCCCGGCCTGGTCCGCACCGAGCAGCTGCTCGCCAGCGGGGTGCGTGACATCGCCGGCGTACCGGTCTCCGACGCCGAGACCCCCGAGCTCCAGGGCCGCGTCCTCGCCGCCCTCGCCGCCGACCCGCAGCTGCACCGCCGTACCGGCTCGGCGCTGATCAGCGCCGAGCTCGCCGAGGAGTACGGCGTGGTCGAGCCCGACGGCGGGCGCCCGGTGTCGCCGCGCCTGATGTTCGGCGGCGGGCCGGTGTTCCCCGAGCTGCCGCCGGTGGGGTGA